In Oryza sativa Japonica Group chromosome 3, ASM3414082v1, one DNA window encodes the following:
- the LOC112938297 gene encoding F-box only protein 8, which translates to MDNAAPPPSSGAAGKEMATAEALPDDLLDEILLRLPARSILRCRAVCKAWRSRTSHPYFLRAHAARSRIIAAAVVDTTVIPDGEVCTTISIRSFGDGDGYRSGAAVSSSSSFASVRFDSRPFVLGSWDGVVCLVPRPTAGFVRPRNPIDRYVLVNPLTKACTSVPPPATRGIVICGYAHPTTSRYHLLHADSFFSYDGTARATIQILRVGEKNNVWRKIARHPAPAGVVESRTYIRLGGAPPVSLHGCLHWLVAPSSARPLLSVFDMEREEFRQMDTPEQWARHGNLPHMMSVQIARRSGKLCAFVHEPSASALGMWMLEDYSDPSSWRLERRIDYSRHGAGSRNVARTFRNKFSAATTAVEVLPDGVNGGGGEEEIMFQFLINQFDMREAVYNVGRGAWRWRRILPPTRRVMTHKECMLPREVSFGGSAHFVEESDIGGHRCFCLW; encoded by the coding sequence ATGGAcaacgcggcgccgccgccgtcatctggagcggcggggaaggagatGGCCACGGCGGAGGCGCTACCGGACGACCTGCTCGACGAGATCCTCCTCCGCCTGCCGGCGCGTTCCATCCTCCGGTGCCGCGCCGTCTGCAAGGCTTGGCGCTCCCGCACCTCCCACCCCTACTTCCTCCGAGCCCACGCCGCCCGTTCCAGGataatcgccgccgccgtggtggacACTACTGTAATTCCCGACGGCGAAGTCTGCACCACCATCAGCATCAGATCTtttggcgacggcgacggctaccGCTCGGGGGCGgccgtgtcgtcgtcgtcgtcgttcgccTCGGTGCGGTTCGATTCCCGGCCTTTTGTCCTCGGCTCCTGGGACGGCGTCGTGTGCCTGGTGCCCCGTCCTACTGCCGGTTTCGTTCGCCCTCGCAATCCCATCGACCGATACGTGCTCGTCAATCCGCTCACCAAGGCCTGCACcagcgtgccgccgccggcaacccGCGGCATCGTCATCTGCGGTTACGCCCACCCGACCACGTCGCGCTACCACCTCCTGCACGCCGACAGCTTCTTTTCCTACGACGGTACGGCGAGGGCGACCATCCAGATTCTGCGAGTCGGGGAGAAGAACAACGTGTGGCGCAAGATCGCCCGCCACCCTGCGCCTGCGGGCGTCGTGGAGTCGAGGACCTACATTCGATTGGGCGGCGCTCCACCCGTCAGCCTCCACGGCTGCCTGCACTGGCTGGTCGCCCCGTCGTCGGCACGGCCTCTCCTATCGGTGTTCGACATGGAACGGGAGGAGTTCCGGCAGATGGACACCCCCGAACAATGGGCTCGCCATGGGAACCTGCCGCACATGATGAGTGTACAGATCGCTCGGCGCTCCGGCAAGCTGTGCGCGTTCGTCCACGAGCCGAGCGCCAGCGCGTTGGGGATGTGGATGCTCGAGGACTACTCCGACCCGAGCAGCTGGCGGCTGGAGCGGAGGATCGACTACTCGCGCCACGGCGCCGGCAGCCGGAACGTCGCGCGCACGTTCCGCAACAAGTTCTCGGCGGCCACCACCGCGGTGGAGGTGCTACCCGATGGtgtcaacggcggcggcggcgaggaggagatcaTGTTCCAGTTCTTGATCAACCAGTTCGACATGAGGGAGGCTGTGTACAACGTTGGGCGCGGGGCGTGGCGGTGGCGTAGGATTTTGCCACCGACGAGGCGCGTGATGACGCACAAGGAGTGCATGTTGCCGCGTGAGGTGAGCTTCGGTGGGTCGGCGCATTTTGTGGAGGAGAGTGACATCGGCGGCCATCGTTGCTTTTGCTTATGGTAG